AGCTTTCCCAAGCCGCAAACCGAAACTGTTTCGATTGAGTTCATGTGGGGTGCACATGTTCCGCCGTCGCGCTCGCGCCGGCCTGGATTGAGGAGAGGGTGACTTTAGGGCGCGCCTCAACAGAGGCGCGTTCGAGCCAGATTTCGCGCCACCACAAATGGATGCTGCGAGGACAGAACATCCGCTGGCCGCTATAAAGCGCTTTGCAGCTGACGCCTTCCAAGATAACTGCCGGCGTATTCATCCGCCTCAACTTTCCGGTCTTTTCGTCCACGAAGCGCTCGACGCAGGTACTAACGCGGAAGACCTTGCCGCAGAATGGCACGAGCTCGGCGTCGAACGAGAGGCCTCTGTTCGAAAGTTTGACGTCCAGTGTCGCAAGAATTTCTTCATAGGATTTGACCCGCACCAAGTCGCCGGGCCGAAGTCCGAGATCGCGTCTGGGCGTAGGCTGGCCGACTGGGATCGTTCCCCTCAATCGGGGGAACGGAATGCCGCCGGTGATGGCCTGAATTCGATTGTATAACCAGCGAGCCGGGTGCCCCCATCTGTCACTGAAGGCCAGCGTTCCATAGTAGTAGAACAAATACAGGAAGCCGCGAGCTATCTCCGGCAAGGTTCTGTTGCCTGACCTATAGGAATCCACATACTGCCGGGCATCCCACCAACTGAGCGGCTTCGTATAGTTGAGCAGTTCGGTGGCCTGACAGGAGTACTTGGCATCTCCGCCGGCGCCATGGCGCTTTGTGGCGCCCAAGACGTCGCTCTCCGTGCAACGTGGCGGCGAAGCCGCCTCCGCGCTCGGCGAATGGACGCGTTTCGGCACGTACTGGACCTGCGCCGGCCCGTCGACGGGCTTGAGCCAAGCGCCCTTCCAGAATAAGAGGCAGCCGGCCTGACATCCCCCGTAGGCTTGGCCATCGCAGCGGAGGTTGAGATGGTATCCGTCTTGTAGGCGTCGCCCTGCATAATGCCCGCTGACCGTATCGCAGGTCTTGTACGCGCGCCGGTAAACACGAAAACGCTGACCGCAATATTTGAACATCTGCGGCATGAAGGGGAGTTCGTCGAGGCGGCCATTCTTGTCGAGCGTTCTGAGGATGTCTTCCTTGCTCAGGACCTCCACCCAGTCGCCTGCACACGCTTTCATGTTCAACGTCCTATCCAGTCCGGAAAGGTGGCCTGAACCATTGAGTGCGAACCGACAGACGCCGACATAAGGATCGTGTTCCTCTCCCACTGTCGGAAGGGGGAAGCCCACTAAGTCATTGCATATTGAGCCGATCTTGTTGACGAGCCAGCGTTCCAAAAGGGGCGCAATGACTGTTCTTAAGAGGTAATCCCTGGCCGTGCCGGGCGCATCTGCAAGACAACCAAGAGTATGCGGCGCGGCCAGGCAAATCCGCGCGATGGCGTTCGCGGATAACCAGCCAGTGACACGCACGAAAAGAAATGCCGGCGATTGGCGCGCCGCCTTGGCAGGCTCCCGTCAGCAGGCATCCTTGATTTGGTGGACTGGATGGCCATGCTCAAGCGCCCAAACAGCCGCCTGCGTCCGGTTCGCTACCTGGATCTTCCGTAGGATCGATTTCATGTGGACCTTGACCGTCGCCTCGGTAATGTCGCACGAGCGCGCGATCACCTTATTGGCGTGCCCTTGTACGAGACCGTCGAGAACCTGAGCCTCGCGCTCTGAGAGTCTGGGGTGATTCCGCAGGGGCGGCGTCCAATGTGTATCACCCTCGTGGCCGTCAAGATGCGCTACGCTGCAGTCATTTTCTGTAGACCGAGTCTGAGGCATGGGGACTACGTTGACCGATCTGGTCTCGTGTTCGGTGCCACCCGACGGGGTCTCGTCCGTCCCAGCCTCTGGCTGATGTGACTTGTCTTTCGGTGAGGGGCGGATGGCCGGGCTCTTCGTTCTGGCCATGACCACAACGCGGGCGTCTTCAATTGTAACGAAGTCCAGCGTTTTGATCAGCGTCTCGGGAGATGCGAACAATGGAACACAGCCGTCGACTTCCGATGTCAGCAGCTTCTGAAAGTCGGCGGCAGACGCATGCTCGAACAGCAGAACGATCTTGCTATTGGACCACAATTTTCGAATGCTGGCGGCTTCGGCGACCGCATCGTCGGTCGACTCCGCGCCCAGGATTACAAGCTTGGGACCATCACCCACCATTGCTGGGTTGCTGATATCTGCAGTGGACGCGCTACTGCAAACGACGCGATAGCGATAATTCTTTATCAACGACTCGAGTGCTTCGCGTACAAGCAAATGAGGTTCAATGATAATAGTCGCTGTTCTTCTCGCCATGACGATCCCTCGCGGGGTTCCTCTTGGTGGAGCCACATTTGCAGATGATCAAAAAGAACGCTTGATGCCTCTGCCTTGGACTGATCACCTTAAGGAGAACGTGAAAGGAGTAGCATGTCTGTGGTAGCTTCGTTTGCCATGGCGTTGCCGACGCTCTTGACTGAGGTCTCGATTTCCACAAGAGCATACCGTTCGCGATCGCAAGCACCGCACAGGAATTCCGGTGATCCATCGTCTAAGAAGGGGTACCTATCAAGAATCCAGCGTCCCCCGGCAGGTTTTGCCTATATTATGCAACAATAACTTGATGGCATGACGACTTGGCCGAGCTAGTCAACGAGCTGGTAGCGGGATGGCCTCAATCTTTATCTCTGGGAAGTCGCAGCACAGACAAGGACAATGGTGTTCCTTGGCCACCTGTGCCTGGGCACTGGCGCTGTCCGTCATCCTTCATGCATGGTCGATTGATCCTGCTACGGCACAGTCGGCGGCGGCACAGTCGGCGGCGCCGAAAGCATATCGGATTACGGCCGGCGACAAGATCGGCGTGACCGTTTTCGGTCAACCCGACCTATCGGGTGAATCAACTGTTGATCAAAGCGGCAGTATCCGACTGCCGTTGATTGGTGACATCTACGCAATCAATCTTACGCTGACCGAGCTCGAACAGAGCATCGCTCAAGCGCTGGCGCCGGGATATGTCCGTAACCCGACGGTCAGCATAAGAATAGCGGAGTTCAGTCCGATCTATGTACTGGGCTTGGTCCGGACGCCAGGCGTTTATCCATACCGCGAAGGGTTGTCGGTGCTTGGAGCCATAGCGCGCGCGGGCGGCATCGGCGTGTCGGAAATTCAGCAAAGCGGTATGCTCGGAGCCTTGTTGCAGGCGGAAGAGCGCGTTCGCCTGCTGGAAATAGGCCGCGTAATCTTTCTTGCAAAACGAGCGCGGCTAATCGCGCTGCAAAACGGCGATGACCGGATCGATTTTCCGGATATGTCAGGACTCGTTGCCGATCCGGCCCGCATGGCCCAGATCCGTGACGGCGAACAACTTGCGTTCACAGCAGAAAGGCAAGCTGTCCTGCAGGAGACCGAAGCTTTGCAGAAGCAGCTTCCGCGTTTGGAGGCCGAGATTGCTTCACTCAAGCGTCAGGCGGAACTCGAACTGCAACAGCGTAGCCTCAATCACGAACTGGTTGCAGACTACGAGCAGTTGGCCAAGACCGGACTTGCGCGCAAGTCAACGTACATTGAGGTAAGGCGCGAAGAGGCGCGCATAGATGGAAACATCGGGCGTCTGAATTCTGAGTCGCTGAAGGCGGAACTCGCGATTGGCGATCTGCAATTCAAGATCACAGAGCTGCGCAACGGCTATCAGCGTCGCATGTCGACCGAACTGCGGGAGACAGAGCGATCCCTCCTGGAACTGACCGTTACGCTTCCGGCAGCGCATCGCGTTCGCGCGGCTTACGCGCGGCAGGTCGGATGGCTGACTGCGGAACAATTGCAGCAGCCGGCCATAGCCGTGATCCGCGCCAAGGGTACCACGAATGTAAAGTACGACGCGATTGTCGACTTCCTGCTACAGCCAGGAGACGTCGTGCAGATCGGTTCTCTGTTTCCACCCGTGCCTGAATTGTCCCTGGATCGGCTGGACGTATCTGGAGAGAAGGCGGCCTCAGGCGAGACGTCATCCCGGACGGGAAACGCCGCTGCAGCGCAATGGGGCGCCACTGGATCGACTGCGACGGTCAATTGAGCAGACGGCCACTTCAGTCAATCGAACCGTCGGACCACTCGTGATTTTGGGCGGCTCCGGACTCTGGTCTTCGTCACGCGCTTCTCCGGGTTCCGATCATTGTGCCTGACGATCAGGTGGAGCGCTTCGTTCGATAGACCGTATTCGCGCCCTAGTGCGTCGAACGAAACCCCTCGAGCGCGCCGGGTACAAATCGCCCGGTTGAGCTCCAGGAGAATCGCCTCTCGCAGTCGGTCATATGGCAAATTCATGAGAGTCGCCCTTCGCTGGCAATTTTATTGCCGGTGTCACCCAAACCCTTAGTCCCCCTTGGACTCGCATGGCATCCGCGATGACCTCGCGAAAGAACTACGGCCGCAACACCTTGATAGTTGGATGCTACTGACTTCGCCGACATCTCGTCCGAGATATGAAGTCATTCCCGGACCCTGATCGCAGCTTCGGCAAATACCCCCTTGCCGCCCGGCGCAGCGCAATAGGTCCCGCACGCCGCGTCAGGTCCGCTTCAAAACGTGTAGCACGAGCCCGCGCGCATTTCCATAAGCGCAGCGCTCCCGTTGGTCGCGTTGTGGCAAACGGTGGAGGCCTTCAACAATCGGGCTACTCCTTCTTGGCGCTTGAGCACGCAACCGTCCGCCGTAACGTTACACACGGTGGCCGGTATGAACACCGAACGTCGGTGATGGAGGATTCAAGATGTCGAAAGCATTGAAGCCTTGGGCGTTGGTCACAGGAGCGGGCGGCTTCATCGGCCATCATCTGGTGTCGTACCTGAAGACGGCAGGCTATCGCGTGCGCGGCGTCGACATCAAGCGGCCCGAATATGGCGGCACCGACGCCGACGAATTCATGATGCTCGACCTTCGAGAGTTGAAGAATTGTCAGATCTGCACCACCGGGATGAATTTCGTCTATCACCTGGCGGCCGACATGGGCGGAATCGGATATATCACTGCGTCGCACGCCGGGATCGCCCACAACAATTCCCTGATGAATCTGTACATGCTCGAAGCAACGCGCAGTAATGACGTCGAGCGGTTGTTGTTTTCGTCGTCTGCGTGCGTCTATCCACACGGTTTGCAGACCTCCCCGGATGTAACACCGCTGCGCGAGGAGGACGCGTTTCCCGCAGAGCCTGAAGAAGGTTATGGTCTCGAGAAGCTCTATGCGGAAAAACTCTGCCAGTATTATACGGAGGACTACGGCCTCTGCACGCGTGTCGTGCGTTTTCACAACGTATATGGCCCGCTGGGCACCTATGATGGCGGCCGTGAAAAGGCGCCGGCGGCGATGTGCCGCAAGGTCGCATGCGCTCCAAATCCCGGCATGATCGAAGTATGGGGAGATGGCAGGCAGACACGCTCCTTCATGTATATTGATGATTGCGTCGAGGGCATTCATCGCATCATGCGATCGGACTACGCAAAGCCCCTCAACCTCGGTACGGATGAATTGGTTACGGTTGACGAGCTTGCCGAAATCGTGATCGGGGCGTCGGAAAAGAAGATCGCCCTCGTGCACGATCTCTCCAAACCGCAGGGAGTGCGAGGTCGGAATAGTGACAACACGCGGCTGCGGGAAGTGCTGCAGTGGGAACCGCGCATGACTTTGCGCAAGGGGATTGTTCCTACCTACAACTGGATCGCCGCGCAAACGGCAGCCGTAGCCGCGGTCGAAAAGGCCATGCCCGGCGCGGCAGTCGCGGCGGAATAGGTGTTCCGGATAGAAGAGGTTCGTTTCGCCAGCCATCGAACGGGTGATGAGGCATGTCAAACGTCGACGCACGCCGAGCCCGTACGTTGTCGCCGGCCGGTGGCAAGCGGTTCGGAGGTGGAGGCGAGTCGCGCCGCGGGCGGCTTTCGGAGAAGGGGATCAGACGCCGCCGAGTCTTCGCCGCGCTCCTCTTTGCAGGCGACATCGTATCGGGCTCCATGGCAGTCGTTACAGCCGCGGCGATCGTCGCCGTGGCGGCCGGCCAGATAGGTCTGGTCGGTCGGACGCAGGCGCAAATGTGCCTGCTACTGCTTCTGTTACTTGGCATCAACTGTTCGCTCGGCCTCTACCGGGCCAACATCAGAAGCCCGATGGAACGCTTTCGCCTGCGCGCGACAGCAACGTTGCTGTTTGTTTTCGCAGGAATGCTGATGTGGATTCGGGAGGGGCCGTTAGTCGAACTGGGGATCGTGCCGGTGGTTGGCGTGATCGCGCTTGTGCTCGGCGTGTGGACGGAGCACTTGGTCGGCGCCCTGCTCGTCAAGTCCGATCTTGATCGCGCTCCGACCGCTATCCTGGGCACCGGCGCAAGCAGCCGCGCGCTTGCTCGCCTGTTGCTGAGTCGACCGGCCTGTGGACTGCATCCCATAGGATTCATCGACGATGGCGCGTGCTCCGACGATGTTGTGGATGTAATCGTGCCGCGACAGGACGCTGACGGTACAAGCGCGGTCTTGCCTGTGCTCGGTACGCTTGATGGATGGTGTGCCGACGGCAGCGCGGAAGTCGTAATCGTGCCGGATTGTGAATGCCTCCCGCGGGATGCTACTGCGCTGTATCGGCTGGGTGCCCGTCAAGTCCTGGTAATCACGCGGCTGGGCGAATTTCCAACGTTTGGCCTGCAGGTTCGCAATGCGGACTGCTTCGTGGCCTTGGAACTGAACGGGCAGCCTACTGACTACAGCAGGGAGCTGAAGCGCGCCATCGATCTGGTCCTCGCGCTGGCGCTCCTGCTTCTCACCGCGCCAATTATCGGGCTGCTCGCACTCGCGATTAAACTCGCCGATCCGGGCCCCGCTTTCTATGGCCAGTGGCGCGTTGGCTGTTGCGGCAGGCCAATCCGAGTTCTGAAGATGCGCACCATGTATAGGGATGCTGAGCAGCGGCTCGAGCGAGTGCTCGTGAGCGATCCCGATTTGCGCAAGCAATGGCTGCGGTATTTCAAGCTGGTGCAGGATCCGCGCATCCTGCCGCATGTCGGCAGCCTGATGCGCCGTACCAGCCTTGATGAACTGCCTCAGCTCTGGAATGTCATTCGCGGCGATATGAGTCTGGTGGGGCCGCGACCGTTTCCCGCCTACCATATGGACGCCTTCGACCCGCAATTTAGGGCGCTGAGGGCAACCGTCCCGCCAGGACTGACCGGCTTGTGGCAAATCTCCTCGCGCAGCAACGGCGACCTCGACGTGCAGCGCGCAGAGGACTGTCTCTACATCAAGAACCGCTCTCTCTGGCTCGACCTGTATATTCTGATAGCGACGCTGCCGGCCGTAATTCGCGCGATGGGCGCAAAGTAATTGCGAACCGGCGCTAACGCTTTGGAATGTCGTGCCTGCTTCGGAAGAGCGGCGTCGCCATTGCTGGCTTGGTCGCGTGCGCTGGACCGTGGAGGGTTGCGTTGCAATCGGGTGACTGCGCAAAGGATGGGGTACTCCGTATGCGTCGCGAACAAGTGTCGTGGAAGCGCGTATCATTGATCAACAAATATTCTGGTCGCCAGTGGCAGCCGGAAAGCGGCTCTCGGAGTGACAAACCATGGATATGCCAGTCGGTTCCGATCAGATCATCACGCCAACCACTGCGATGGTGTCATCCCGGAACGCAATCCCGCAGCGGCGGCGCGTTCTCGTGACGGGCGGGGCAGGCTTCATAGGCTCTCATTTGTGCGAACGTCTGCTGGAAACCGGCTGCGAGCTGCTCTGCGTCGATAACTTCTTCACCGGGACCAGGCGCAATATTGAACACTTGCTTGACGATCCGCGGTTCGAGATCTTGCGGCACGACATAACCTTCCCCCTTTATGTCGAAGTCGACGAGATCTACAATCTCGCCTGTCCGGCGTCGCCGATTCACTATCAATGGGACCCCGTGCAGACGACCAAGACGAGCGTGCTGGGCGCCATCAACATGCTTGGTCTGGCCAAGCGGCTACGTGGCAAGATCCTTCAGGCGTCCACGTCTGAGGTCTACGGCGATCCTGAGGTTCACCCGCAGCAGGAATCCTACTGGGGTCATGTCAATCCCATTGGGCCGCGGTCCTGCTATGATGAGGGCAAGCGTTGCGCCGAAACGCTGTTTTTCGACTATGGTAGGCAGCACCATCTGAAAATCAAGGTACTGCGGATTTTCAATACTTACGGGCCGCGCATGCAGCCGAATGACGGCCGCGTCGTGTCGAATTTCATCGTCCAGGCCCTCAACAATCAGCCCCTAACTATCTATGGAGACGGTCTGCAGACGCGTTCGTTCTGCTTTGTCGATGATCTGGTCAGTGGAATGATCGGTCTGATGAATTCTCCGGACAGGATTACCGGACCGATCAATTGCGGAAATCCGAATGAGTTCACGATTCGTGACCTGGCCGAGATGGTGATCGCCATGACCGGTTCTCGCTCACGGATCGTCCATCGCCCTCTGCCGCAGGACGATCCAAGGCAGCGCCGTCCGGACATTAGCCAGGCACAAGAGTTGCTGAACTGGCGGCCGAAGGTGATGCTCACGGAGGGTCTACAGCGGACAATAGCGTACTTCGAAAAATCGCATTCGAAGGAGAGAAGCGTCGTTCGAGAGAGCCGATCGATCGCGCGCTCGCGATCCTCACCGAAGTCCAAAATGCGCGAATTGGCGCGAAACCGTGATGCCGCTTCTCAAGCAGCTGTACCAGTGTCTTCGGCCTCATATGGAGTGGGCGCAGATCGACGCTGACATGGGCGGCGGAGTACGGGCTCTTTCGACGTCTCCATAGGTGAGGAGCGACGCCCAATCGGGTGATCTTTCATCGCCGTCAGTTAATGACGTCGAGACTCTGCCGCCGGTGAACAAAGCCACCGGAACGCCGCTTGGTCGCCGGCTATTTGCCGAGTCGTGTCGTGCCAGGAGTCCTCCGGCCCTTGCGGACCAGTCGTTCAATGCGGGCCGCTCCGACGTGATATGCATTGTGATTAGCCGGATGTGTTGGTGCTGGCGCCTCAATCTGCTTGATTTCGCCGATTGCCTTTATGGGGTCTGCAAATCGCTTGCTCACATCGGAGATTAATGGCGGACGGCTGCCGTTTTCCGGTTGTGTCTGGGATCCATTGTTTATCCCCCAAATCGCCGCCTGCGTCCGGTTCTGAACTCGGATCTTGCGAAGGATCGCCTTGACGTGGACCTTCACGGTCGCCTCGGCGATATCGATTTTGCGCGCTATGCATTTGTTGGGGTCGCCTTCGATGATGCAGCGCAGAATCAATTTTTCCCTCGGGGAAAGCTGGGGCGCGATCGGATCTTCCGTCGCAACGAGGATTGGCTCACCATTTTGGTCGTTTGCGGCGGGCTCGACCAGGTGGGGGCCATTGGGATCGAGAATGAATGACAGGAATGCCGGCGGGAAGATTGTTTCCCCCATCATTACCAGCTCCACGGATTTGATGAATCTGTCGCAGGTGATGACATTGACGAAGTATCCGTTGGCGCCTGCGCGAAATGCCGAAACCAACTCGTTCAGCCGATAGTGATCGGCGACGACCGCAATGCGTCCGTCCGGGTTCCGGTTTCTGAAGAGTTCGATTTGTTCGAGTGCAGGGTCAAAATCGTCGCCGGTGTGGACAATGAGAAACAGCGGCGGGTGTAGGTTGGATCTGTTCGGGTGCAAATCATCGGCGCATGATACAGAAGCTAGGATGCGAAAATTTGCTGAGCGTAGAATTTTGGCAAGTCCTTCCCTGAGCAAAATGCTTTTCCCAACGAGGACGGCCGCAAGAACATGTTGCCTCCGCATGGTGGTACTCCCAGCCTGCCTGAACGTCATCCGGAGCCATTAGCCTGCGGCCCTCTTATTTCGCGATTGATCGTCGCGTTGATGATGTTTGCTTTGGTGCAAAATCTTCGTCTCAATAGTTGTTCGTCGGTGGGGTCTCCGCTTTCATGGGAAGATATCTCCCAGTTAAATTTCGAATAAATTTTAGATTCGAATTCCCGATATCCCTATATATCTTTCGTTATAGGATGCCGTTCATAATGGTAGGTAGTTACGGCGGTGCTCTGATTGGCGTAAGCGGCATTCTCTGATTGAGTGGAGTGTAGAAAGACGACCTGGTGTTGTGCTTTCGTTGGGCTCCAAGCAGGCCGCGGCACTACACCGCGTTTCGGGGAGACAAGGCTTTCAGCAGCAAATCACGCATCTATCTGTCTCTTGCTACCCAATTCGAGATGTTTCGCCGCTAAGGCTCTTGGCGAAGATTGAAAGTCGGCAAGCGTACCGACTTAGGACTCACAGTTATTTTACTATTGCTGCCAATCTATCTGTTTGCGATGCAGCAACCCGTGTTGCGTGTCCTTGAAAAGAATGCCTGCGCGGGGGATCCTTTTGGGAAGATGCTTGGGAGCGTAGGTTATACGTAAGGGGGCAGGCCTAGGACCGCCCATGCGCTGCACTCGTTTGGTGATCGCGGACCGCGATCCCGTCGTTCTGCAGGGTTTAACGTCCCTGTTCGCGGCTCAGTTTGACTTCAAGATCGTGGCGTCTTGCAGTGATGGCGCGAGCTGCATCAAAGCGATGCGGGATTTGGCACCCGACGTCGCGATTCTCGACTGGCGCGGAGGCCCGAACCGTCAATGGCGGCGTTCGGAGCGACCAAAGTTGCTCAAATGCCCCTCGCGCGCCGCCTGCGCTCGCGCGGACCTGGCGAGGGCACGCATCTTCCCTGGCAGCGCCGTGCGGGACGGCAGGCGTTCGAGTTTTTGGCTGCCGCAGGCAGGACAGACGGGCGTGTCAGAAAAGCCGATCAGCAACTCCACGTCCTTGTCGCATTTTCCGCAGTGATAACTATAGAGCGGCATGGCCTCGTGTTCCGTTCACGCTGGAGATCGTCAACGGCGACAGGAGTGCAGGAACCGGACCAGTTCGAGGCGCAGCCCGATCGTGCATGGATTCAGGTACTTTCCACCAGCGGGCGCATTGTTCTGAAGAATACAGAATGTCGGAACATCGACATTCCGAATCATCCGATGCTTCAAAATCGGATTGTCCTTCATCCAATCGGGCAGCTTCCGCGATAAAAAGTCGATTTCGGTCGCTTGGCCCGGATCGTGCAAACCCTCAACTCCAGATCCGACATTTGCACGTTGCGAACCCGCGCGACGCAGCCATGACTATCGATATGCGCGCCTACCCGACCGGTGATCCGAAACTGGGATCGGCCTTGGAGAATACTGTGCTCTGTCCGTTTCCCAGCGCGCCCTCCCGGATCGAGCGGCCGTCAGTCGAGCAAAAGACCATGGTGCTAACCGGTGCCTCGCGCGGCATCGGCCATGCAACGGTGAAACTGTTTTCGGAAGCCGGCTGGAGGATCATCACATGTTCGCGGCAACCTTTCGACAGCGGGCTCTGCCCCTGGGATGCCGGATCAGATGACCACATTCAAATAGACCTCGGCGATCACCGTTCCATGCCGCGCGCGCTGGCGGACATCAGGGCGCGGCTCGGCGGCATGCCGCTGCATGCGCTCGTCAACAATGCCGGATTCTCTCCGAAGGATTGCGACGGGGGCCGTCTTACGTCGCTGACGACACCGGTCGACATGTGGATGAACGTTTTCCACGTCAATTTTCTGGCGCCGATTCTTCTCGCGCGTGGCTTGTTCGACGAGTTGAAAGACGGCTCCGGCACAGTCGTCAACGTAACGTCCATCGTCGGCTCGCGCGTGCATCCGTTTGCGGGTACGGCATACGCAACGTCGAAAGCCGCTCTCGCCTGTCTTACCCGGGAGATGGCGCATGACTTTGCGCCCCACGGCATCCGGGTGAACGCGATAGCGCCGGGCGAGATCAAGACCGATATTCTGTCGCCGGAGACGGAAGCCCGGCTTGCTCCCGTCATTCCCATGGGCCGGATCGGCTCGCCGGACGAGGTGGCCAAGGTGATCTTCTTTCTATGCTCGGAAGCGGCAAGCTACGTGACCGGCGAGGAAATCAAGATCAACGGCGGTCAACACGTCTAGCGGTTCCGGTTCGGAGAAAAAGGAGCGAGCCGGTGCCGATAGTTTAATCGTCACGCATTGTTCCAGATTGATGCGGGCGCCGCCATGACGGCCGGAACGGCCGGATTCGTCAACAATTGCAGGGGCGGCCATGGTGCTGAGGCGGATGGAAGGCGGACAAATCCACGCTCGTTTGTTCGGCAGGATTGCGGTGAACTTGGGCACGACAATTCAATGAAGATGGGACAGGATATCAGGAATCCTTCAGAAAAGTCGGCGGGGAAAGTCCAGGACGTTGGAGAGACCGCCATGGCGCATGCTGATACATCTTTTGCCGAAAGCCTGGAAACACGGCCCAGCCCGCCGGTGATTCCGCTCAGTGAGATAGCGCTGACCGGAATCTACGAGATCTCCAAAATCCTGAACGCGCCGAACAGGCTCGAGACGACTCTTTCGAACGTCCTCAACGTTCTGTCGTCGTTCCTGCAGATGCGGCACGGCGTCATTTCGCTGCTCGCGGACGACGATGTCCCGGACGTCACGGTCGGTGTTGGCTGGAATGAGGGAACCGACGAACGCTACCGCGCGCGCCTGCCGGAAACGGCGATCGGGCAGATCGTAGCGACCGCGGTTCCGCTGGTTGCGGAGGATGTCGCCACGCATCCGTTGTTCAAGACCGATGCGGCCGCGCTGGGAGCGGACGGGGATGTCAGGGTATCGTTCATCGGAGTGCCGATCCGGATCGGCGCGAAGGTCGTCGGCACATTGACCATCGATCGCGTCTGGGACGGTCGATCGGTATTTCGGCTCGACACCGATGTGCGCTTCCTGACGATGATTGCCAATCTGATTGGACAGACGGTGCAGCTCTACCGCGTGGTCTCGCGCGACCGAGACCGGCTGATGGCCGAGAGTTACCGTTTGCAGAAGGAGCTGTCAGAGCTGAAGCCGGCGCGGGAGCGCCGGAAGGTTCACATCAAGGGCATCGTCGGAGACAGTCCGGCTCTGCGTTCGCTGCTCGAGCAGATCACGATCGTGGCGAAATCCAATTCTACCGTGCTGTTGCGCGGCGAATCCGGCACCGGCAAGGAACTGATCGCCAAGGCCATTCACGAGCTGTCGCCGCGCGCGAAAGGCCCGTTCATCAAGATCAATTGCGCCGCATTGCCGGAATCGGTCCTGGAGTCCGAGCTGTTCGGTCATGAAAAGGGAGCGTTTACCGGCGCGCTCAATGCGCGCAAGGGGCGCTTCGAACTCGCCGACAAGGGTACGCTTTTCCTCGACGAAATCGGGGAGATCTCGCCCGCTTTCCAGGCCAAGCTTCTGCGCGTGCTTCAGGAACAGGAATTCGAGCGGGTTGGCGGCAATCACACCATCAAGGTCGACGTGCGCGTGGTCACGGCTACCAACAGGAATCTCGAGGAAGCGGTCGCCCGCAAGGAATTCCGCGCCGACCTTTATTATCGCATCAGCGTGGTGCCGATCCTGATGCCGCCGCTGCGCGAGCGGCGCAGCGACATCCCGCAGCTTGCCGGCGAATTCCTGAGGCGCTTTAACGGCGAGAACGGCCGGACCCTGACCTTCGACGCGACGGCGATGGAAGTGCTGATGGGCTGCGGCTTTCCAGGCAATGTCCGCGAACTTGAGAATTGCGTCCAGCGGACCGCGACATTGGCGCATGGTCCTTCGATCGTGATGGAGGATT
The genomic region above belongs to Bradyrhizobium sediminis and contains:
- a CDS encoding polysaccharide biosynthesis/export family protein, with product MATCAWALALSVILHAWSIDPATAQSAAAQSAAPKAYRITAGDKIGVTVFGQPDLSGESTVDQSGSIRLPLIGDIYAINLTLTELEQSIAQALAPGYVRNPTVSIRIAEFSPIYVLGLVRTPGVYPYREGLSVLGAIARAGGIGVSEIQQSGMLGALLQAEERVRLLEIGRVIFLAKRARLIALQNGDDRIDFPDMSGLVADPARMAQIRDGEQLAFTAERQAVLQETEALQKQLPRLEAEIASLKRQAELELQQRSLNHELVADYEQLAKTGLARKSTYIEVRREEARIDGNIGRLNSESLKAELAIGDLQFKITELRNGYQRRMSTELRETERSLLELTVTLPAAHRVRAAYARQVGWLTAEQLQQPAIAVIRAKGTTNVKYDAIVDFLLQPGDVVQIGSLFPPVPELSLDRLDVSGEKAASGETSSRTGNAAAAQWGATGSTATVN
- a CDS encoding sugar transferase produces the protein MSNVDARRARTLSPAGGKRFGGGGESRRGRLSEKGIRRRRVFAALLFAGDIVSGSMAVVTAAAIVAVAAGQIGLVGRTQAQMCLLLLLLLGINCSLGLYRANIRSPMERFRLRATATLLFVFAGMLMWIREGPLVELGIVPVVGVIALVLGVWTEHLVGALLVKSDLDRAPTAILGTGASSRALARLLLSRPACGLHPIGFIDDGACSDDVVDVIVPRQDADGTSAVLPVLGTLDGWCADGSAEVVIVPDCECLPRDATALYRLGARQVLVITRLGEFPTFGLQVRNADCFVALELNGQPTDYSRELKRAIDLVLALALLLLTAPIIGLLALAIKLADPGPAFYGQWRVGCCGRPIRVLKMRTMYRDAEQRLERVLVSDPDLRKQWLRYFKLVQDPRILPHVGSLMRRTSLDELPQLWNVIRGDMSLVGPRPFPAYHMDAFDPQFRALRATVPPGLTGLWQISSRSNGDLDVQRAEDCLYIKNRSLWLDLYILIATLPAVIRAMGAK
- a CDS encoding UDP-glucuronic acid decarboxylase family protein, which gives rise to MVSSRNAIPQRRRVLVTGGAGFIGSHLCERLLETGCELLCVDNFFTGTRRNIEHLLDDPRFEILRHDITFPLYVEVDEIYNLACPASPIHYQWDPVQTTKTSVLGAINMLGLAKRLRGKILQASTSEVYGDPEVHPQQESYWGHVNPIGPRSCYDEGKRCAETLFFDYGRQHHLKIKVLRIFNTYGPRMQPNDGRVVSNFIVQALNNQPLTIYGDGLQTRSFCFVDDLVSGMIGLMNSPDRITGPINCGNPNEFTIRDLAEMVIAMTGSRSRIVHRPLPQDDPRQRRPDISQAQELLNWRPKVMLTEGLQRTIAYFEKSHSKERSVVRESRSIARSRSSPKSKMRELARNRDAASQAAVPVSSASYGVGADRR
- a CDS encoding helix-turn-helix domain-containing protein, producing the protein MARRTATIIIEPHLLVREALESLIKNYRYRVVCSSASTADISNPAMVGDGPKLVILGAESTDDAVAEAASIRKLWSNSKIVLLFEHASAADFQKLLTSEVDGCVPLFASPETLIKTLDFVTIEDARVVVMARTKSPAIRPSPKDKSHQPEAGTDETPSGGTEHETRSVNVVPMPQTRSTENDCSVAHLDGHEGDTHWTPPLRNHPRLSEREAQVLDGLVQGHANKVIARSCDITEATVKVHMKSILRKIQVANRTQAAVWALEHGHPVHQIKDAC
- a CDS encoding NAD-dependent epimerase/dehydratase family protein, whose product is MSKALKPWALVTGAGGFIGHHLVSYLKTAGYRVRGVDIKRPEYGGTDADEFMMLDLRELKNCQICTTGMNFVYHLAADMGGIGYITASHAGIAHNNSLMNLYMLEATRSNDVERLLFSSSACVYPHGLQTSPDVTPLREEDAFPAEPEEGYGLEKLYAEKLCQYYTEDYGLCTRVVRFHNVYGPLGTYDGGREKAPAAMCRKVACAPNPGMIEVWGDGRQTRSFMYIDDCVEGIHRIMRSDYAKPLNLGTDELVTVDELAEIVIGASEKKIALVHDLSKPQGVRGRNSDNTRLREVLQWEPRMTLRKGIVPTYNWIAAQTAAVAAVEKAMPGAAVAAE